The following are encoded in a window of Paraburkholderia hospita genomic DNA:
- a CDS encoding DUF1488 family protein has protein sequence MNISFPSCSPEYCAPDLALGFTSLVDDRPVRCSITAEALEDHFGARSPREEDLVDAFVAHRVEIELAAQRLLNEVGGKPVVLHSGYFRFCT, from the coding sequence ATGAACATTTCATTTCCCTCATGCTCGCCGGAGTACTGCGCACCTGATCTCGCGCTGGGCTTCACCTCGCTCGTCGACGATCGTCCGGTGCGGTGCTCCATCACAGCAGAAGCGCTTGAAGATCATTTCGGCGCGCGGTCCCCGCGAGAGGAGGACCTGGTGGATGCGTTCGTTGCGCACCGCGTGGAAATCGAGCTTGCCGCGCAACGCCTGCTGAATGAGGTCGGCGGCAAACCCGTGGTGCTCCATAGCGGCTATTTCCGCTTTTGCACCTGA
- a CDS encoding BON domain-containing protein: MKSDRQLKKDVEEELEWDPAVTATDIGVEVTDRVVTLSGHPPSYAEKLAAEKAAHRVAGVRAVVVEMQVRLPQKDERTDEDIGSAVHDIVHWTVGLPDDSVKVQVEKGWVTLTGVVDWAYQSHVVARAISHMRGVRGVANRIEVRGNVASEDIATKIAQAMQRHAEREVRHISIDVKDGTVTLTGKVGSYAERSVARGAAWSAPGVRAVVDDIVVE; this comes from the coding sequence ATGAAATCAGACCGGCAGTTGAAGAAAGACGTCGAGGAGGAACTCGAATGGGATCCAGCCGTTACTGCGACGGACATCGGAGTTGAGGTGACGGATCGCGTCGTCACGCTCTCCGGACATCCGCCGAGCTACGCGGAAAAACTCGCGGCGGAAAAGGCGGCGCATCGCGTGGCCGGCGTGCGGGCCGTCGTCGTGGAGATGCAGGTGCGGCTGCCCCAAAAGGACGAGCGCACCGATGAAGACATTGGCAGTGCGGTTCACGATATTGTGCACTGGACCGTCGGCCTGCCCGACGATTCGGTCAAGGTTCAGGTCGAGAAAGGTTGGGTGACGTTGACGGGCGTGGTGGACTGGGCGTACCAGAGTCACGTGGTCGCGCGCGCAATCAGTCACATGCGTGGCGTGCGTGGTGTCGCCAACCGGATCGAGGTCCGCGGCAACGTCGCGTCGGAGGACATCGCCACAAAAATCGCACAGGCCATGCAGCGGCACGCGGAGCGGGAAGTCCGACACATCAGCATCGACGTCAAGGATGGAACGGTGACATTGACGGGCAAGGTCGGTTCTTATGCGGAACGCTCCGTAGCCAGAGGGGCCGCGTGGAGTGCGCCCGGTGTGCGCGCCGTGGTCGACGATATCGTTGTCGAATGA